The genomic segment GTTTTAGTCTTTTTGATCCTAACTTCTTAGAAAAAATTGAGAAGTTGGAACAGAAAAATTTATCTGTTGAGTTGTTAAATAAATTGTTAAGTGATGAGATACGTTCTATTTTACGTACAGATGTGGTTAAAGGCGATGAATTTTCTGAACGGCTACGTCGAATTATGAAAAAGTATCGAGAAAGTTTAGTAGATAATGCGGAGACATTAGATCGATTTGTCGGGTTAGCGGATACTGTGAATGAAGATTATGATGAATACAAAGCTACAAATTTACGAAATACAAGAGAAGAGCTAATTAAATTAGCTAAAGAAGCACTGGCATTAGAAGAAGAGCATAAAAGCTTGGGTTTAACTCGGGCAGAAATGGCTTTCTATCATGCCATAAGTAACCCTGCAAATGTCCAAGATTTCTATACGGATAATCAACTGATTCAGATAACAAAAGAATTAGCTGAATCCATTTCAGAAGAAATGACCTCTGACTGGATGATGAGAGAATCTGGACGTGCGAATGTCCACCGTACTATTAAAAGATTGCTTAAAAAATATAAATATCCAGGTAACTACAACGAAGTCATTCAGTTAGTCATTAAACAAGCTGAACACTGGGATGGTATCCGGGTTGCAAACGAATGATGATAACTTACAATCTCTATATCCTACTATAAATAAGGGTATGGAGATTTTTTGGTAGTACAGTGTATACTTTACAAGAGGATAGGAGATAAAGATGCTTACAAATATAAAATTATCAAATGTTGCCAGTTTTAATGATGAAGGAGCAGAATTAGAAAATCTGAATGAAATTAATTTTATTTATGGAAATAATGGCACGGGAAAAACAACTATATCAAATTATATTAGTAATATGGATAATGTTAGATTTAAAAATTGTTCTAATAAAGGAAGTTTACCATCAAAAGTATTTGTATATAATCAGAAATATCTTGAAGAAGTTATAGTAGATAAAAAAATACCTGGGATATTTTCATTAGGTGAGGACGCTAACCAATATGAAGAGCAGCTTGAATCTTTGGAATATATATTAGAAAAAAATTTTAGTCAGAAAGAAAGTTTAGAGAATAATCTTGTTATTGCTAAAGAAGAGTTAAATGATAAAAATGAAGAGTACATAGAATATATATGGCATATGTACCGAAAAAATACAGAAGGAGTATTACATTCAGTATATGACAAAGTTTCATTAGGAGCGAAAAATAGCAAATCAGTATTTTTTAAAGAATTCCTTGCTTATAAATCTGAAATTACAGATGACACTGAATTAATTGAAAAGAGTAAGTTAATTTCAGATGTTGATATAGTTTTCAATGAAAATATTTCTGAAGTAAATGAAATAGATGTTATTAATGACACGGAAAAACCATCTTTAGGAATCTTTCAAGAATCTATTGTTGGAACAAATGATGTAGACTTTGGTGAATTGATTAGTTCTTTACATATAGATGGATGGGTATCAACCGGAAAAGATGTTATTGAGAAAAATAACCTTGAGAAATGTCCATTATGTCAACAAGATTTAACAGAGAATATATTAGAAGGATTAGCTAATTATTTTGATGATAACTACAAATATAGTATTGAAAAATTAGATAAGTCAATTAGAGAATATAAAGATTTCTACAAAAGAATTATAAGCACTATAAATGAAATAAAGAATCATGAATTTATAGATGACCAAAAACTTATAATTATAGCTAATGAAATTGATATCGTGAATGCGGAAAATGAAAAGAAAATTAGTGAGAAAGAGCTAAATCCTTCAAACGTAATAAATTTATCGTTATTTCAAAATTCAATTTCAAAGATCAATGACTTAATAATGGAGTCTAATCTTTCTGTTAATGATCAAAATGAGAAATTTCGAGATAGAAAAAATTATAGAGAGCAACTTAAATATCAAGCGAAAATGTATTTCATTAAAGAAGTTAATTTTGAGACAAGTAAGTATGATAGTGGTATAAGAAAAATCAGAAATAAATGTAATGGTTTAGAACGAGGAATTAATACAAAAACTGAATATATTGATAACATTAATAAAAGAATAAATGAAATAAAAACAAAAATTGAAGGTATAGGATTCACTGCTGAAGATCTGAATAAACAATTAAGATTGTTTGGATTTCACAATTTTACAATTAATCCCGTCGACAATTCCTACTATCAATTAATACGAGAAAGTGGTGAACCTGTTTTAAACACTCTAAGCGAAGGGGAAAAAACATTTATTACATTCCTGTATTTTTATCATTCAATAACTAAGAATAATGAGAAAAATAAACTTATTGTAATAGATGATCCCATTTCAAGTTTAGATAGTTCTATATTATATGTGGTGTCTTCGCTACTGAAAAAGTTAATTAAGGATAAAGCGTCATTAAATATTTCTCAAATAATTTTATCTACACATAATACATATTTTCATAAAGAAATTTCATATAAGAGTGATATTAATTTAACGAATTTTTATTTGCTAAGAAAAAATAAGAGCATCACATCTATTATGAAATGTGAGAAAAACCCGGTTACATCTTCATACGATTTGCTATGGAAAGAACTATATGAGTATAAAGATTTTCCAACATCATCAGTGCCTAACATAATGAGAAGAATTTTAGAAGAATACTTCACGTTTTTAGGTAATACTAAGTTAGACGATTTAATGCTAGAATTTGACCCTGACGAACAAATAATAGCGGACTCACTAATTAAATTTGCACATGATGGATCACATAGAATAAAAGAAGATTTATTTGTCGAACAACCATATCAAATCTATGAGAAATATTATAATATATTTGAAAAAATCTTTGAAAAGAATCGTCAAAAAAATCACTTTGATATGATGGTAAAAAGATATTTGGATGAGCAGGAATAAAGAAATTAATAGAGAGTATTTTCTTATGTTGATTCTATATATTGATAAAGAGACCTTTTCTGAAGAGTACGTTCCTGAACAGGAAGGTGGCACCCTTATACCAGAAGGAACGGATAAACCAGGACACATTTTCACAATATCGCGTGGAAAAAGTGGCATGATGGGCGTTTTCAAGCTGAAAACACCAATGATTTCTGGCTCCAGTAGTTTTGAACGAACCGGTCTTGGCTACAATCCTTAAGCGGAAGAAGCGATGGATACGGCTATTAAGTATCTCCGGGCTAATAGCAATACCATCAGTACAAGCGTTAGTACCACTAACAAAGATTATTTAGTAAACGTACAGGACCTGAACCGCATAGGCATGACCCATTACCTCACCCTCTCCACCTGATTTGGGGACTGCACCAGCTGAGTTAAGAAGAGGTACCTTAAAATAGTTAATGTATTTTTTAGGGAGTAGTATGAATAGAGCCTCTACAACCTATGTAGAGAGTTTATTCTGTATTTTGAAATATATATTATAGTTATGAAGTATCGATAACTAATAAGGCCAAGATCCTAAACAGGGATCTCGGCCTATTATTTTTGCCTAAAATAACAAATGAAAGAAGGATGAAATATGTTTCAATCAAAAGACAACCGCTATGTTAATAAGAATGTGGACTCTATAATACCTAAAAAGATGCAATTCTTTCTATGGGGACTAATAGATGATATCGTTTTCCCAAGCTACTGCTGTAATTTTATTAAGTAATAAAATTACAAATAATGAAAAAATATTCAATTGTAATTAAGTTGTATTGAGAAATATAAAAAAGGCAAATAATAGTAAAAAATAGATGTTATAATGTCTTTATTAAAGCCTAAACAATTTAAATCTATTTTGAGAGCGGTTACTATATGAAGTTCGTATAGAAAAAGGAGGAACGATTAATGAAGAAAGTTTTTTTGTTGGTTTTGAGTGTTGCAAGTGTGTTGGGTGCTTGCTCTACCGATAAGGTTGATAGTGATAGTCAAAATAGCAGTTCAAATGCTGTTGCAACGGAAGAAGTATCAACAACTGAAACAAACAGCGTGGATGAAAATTATAAAGTCTATTCTATAAATAGTTTGGAGTATTCAATTCCTGAAAGTTGGACGGAAGAAGTATCTGATGATAACCTGAAATACTATTACCCTGAAGATGGTATGCTAATGGTTAGTTATTCGGAGACAGATGGAACTATTTCCAATAGTGTATCAAGAGCGAGTTTCGTAGAGGGCTTTACTTCTAATCTTGAATCATTCAATATAATTTCGGAGACAGAAATAACCGTAGGAGGTAAAACAGCATACCAGTACAATTTGAATAATGAAGTATCCAACGAAGAGTATGAAACTTCTGTAGTTATTTTTGATTATTATGATGGAATAATTAGCTTATTTATGACAAAGGCATCAAATTCAGACGAAGATTATAGCAATGAATTTGAAAACATACTTAGTTCAATAGAACTTACAGATGAAGTTGATGAAGAGGTAGAGGAAATAGTTGAGGAGTCTGCTGGAAAAGAGATTGTCTTAGGAGAACCTATAGAATTAGGAGAATACACATTAACCATTCAAAAATATAGCCTTGGTGTAGATTATGAAGGAGATAGTGCTTTAATCATTGAATACGACTGGGTCAATAATTCGGAAGATTCAACTTCCCCGTTCATGACATTCATGTTAAAAGGGTTTCAAGATGATGTTGAAACTGATGATGCAATTATGGTTGAGGGTGTAGATTTAGGAGTTGGACAAAAAGAAGTAAGACCTAGTGGGGTAATCGAAGGTGCTCAGAGC from the Carnobacterium inhibens subsp. inhibens DSM 13024 genome contains:
- a CDS encoding AAA family ATPase, with the translated sequence MLTNIKLSNVASFNDEGAELENLNEINFIYGNNGTGKTTISNYISNMDNVRFKNCSNKGSLPSKVFVYNQKYLEEVIVDKKIPGIFSLGEDANQYEEQLESLEYILEKNFSQKESLENNLVIAKEELNDKNEEYIEYIWHMYRKNTEGVLHSVYDKVSLGAKNSKSVFFKEFLAYKSEITDDTELIEKSKLISDVDIVFNENISEVNEIDVINDTEKPSLGIFQESIVGTNDVDFGELISSLHIDGWVSTGKDVIEKNNLEKCPLCQQDLTENILEGLANYFDDNYKYSIEKLDKSIREYKDFYKRIISTINEIKNHEFIDDQKLIIIANEIDIVNAENEKKISEKELNPSNVINLSLFQNSISKINDLIMESNLSVNDQNEKFRDRKNYREQLKYQAKMYFIKEVNFETSKYDSGIRKIRNKCNGLERGINTKTEYIDNINKRINEIKTKIEGIGFTAEDLNKQLRLFGFHNFTINPVDNSYYQLIRESGEPVLNTLSEGEKTFITFLYFYHSITKNNEKNKLIVIDDPISSLDSSILYVVSSLLKKLIKDKASLNISQIILSTHNTYFHKEISYKSDINLTNFYLLRKNKSITSIMKCEKNPVTSSYDLLWKELYEYKDFPTSSVPNIMRRILEEYFTFLGNTKLDDLMLEFDPDEQIIADSLIKFAHDGSHRIKEDLFVEQPYQIYEKYYNIFEKIFEKNRQKNHFDMMVKRYLDEQE
- a CDS encoding DUF5067 domain-containing protein, translated to MKKVFLLVLSVASVLGACSTDKVDSDSQNSSSNAVATEEVSTTETNSVDENYKVYSINSLEYSIPESWTEEVSDDNLKYYYPEDGMLMVSYSETDGTISNSVSRASFVEGFTSNLESFNIISETEITVGGKTAYQYNLNNEVSNEEYETSVVIFDYYDGIISLFMTKASNSDEDYSNEFENILSSIELTDEVDEEVEEIVEESAGKEIVLGEPIELGEYTLTIQKYSLGVDYEGDSALIIEYDWVNNSEDSTSPFMTFMLKGFQDDVETDDAIMVEGVDLGVGQKEVRPSGVIEGAQSTVGISDTTKPLELELDELFSLDSNPYIAEIDLSTLE